The DNA sequence CATACTCCTCTTGACTGAGGAGTTTGAGGCGTCCTTCATGGTAGTCGCGCTGCATGCGGGTATTGGTCATGAGGTGGAGGAGATGGAGCTTGACTCCATTGATATCATTATCCCGCACCAGACGGCGGACATTCTCCACCATCATCTCATGCGTTTCCCCGGGCAGACCATTGATGAGGTGGGAGACGATTTCTACCTTGGGAGCTAGCTCCCGCACGCGCTTGACAATATCGATATAGAGCTGGTAGCTGTGAGCACGGTTGATCAGCTCGGAAGTTTTCTCGTAAGTCGTTTGCAGTCCTAGCTCAAGCGTGACGTGCATACGCTCTGAGAGCTCAGCTAGGTAGAGAATGGTTTCATCTGGCAGACAGTCAGGGCGCGTCCCAATATTGACACCAACGACACCCGGCTCATTGATAGCCTGCTCATAACGCTCACGAATGACTTCGACCTTGTCATGCGTGTTGGTATAATTTTGAAAATAAACGAGGTATTTATTAACATCTGGCCACTTGCGGTGCATGAAGTCGATTTCCTTATAAAACTGCTCGCGAATGGGTGCTTCTGGTGCCACAATGGCATCCCCTGAACCCGATACGGTGCAAAAAGTACAGCCGCCATGAGCGACCGTACCATCTCGATTGGGACAGTCAAATCCTGCGTCAATCGGCAACTTAAAAATCTTTTCGCCAAACAACTGACGGTAATAGTCATTGACAGTATTGTAACGTTTTTTCATACCTCTTATTATAACACTTTCATTTTTGAGACAAAAATCTCTTCACAAGCCTCATTCCCTTTCAAGAGAATTGCGCAACTTGAATTCAGTTCGTTGCTGCAAAGGGCTAAAAAGAGAGGCAGGACAGAAAAATTCCCCGCCTCCTCTGTTTTTAAAGTTTGATAGCATAGGTGAAAGTCTAAACGCTAAATATCCAGCTTCTCACATGCCAGCAGGCAATCATGTACCCAATTAAACCTGCTCCATTTTTCAGTATTAACCCAACTAATGATTGGCCAAAGCTTTCCTCATTCGAGCTTCATGGATCATGATGTAGATCAGTAAAAATACCGCTAAGATGCAGGCACCGTAAAGGACAGTATCACTGGCTACCCAGCCAAATCTCGCAACTAAAATACCAATCAGGGCGGTTGCTAAGGTTTCACCAAATATATATTGGAAAAAGCCCATGAAGCCTGTCGAGGAACCGACGGCAAATTTAGGCACAACTTCATTGACCATCAGCCCTACCAATGTTAGGGGAGCATAAATTAGAGTCCCCATAATAAAGAGAACAACAACAATCAAGGTAGCATTTTTACTATAGAAATAAGTCGTTAAACAAATCAGTAATCCTATAACACTCGCTAAACAGACCAAGGCACGGCGATTTTTTAGAGAATCAGAAATTGCTCCTAGGAGAATCACACCAGGTACAGAGGCTAACTCAAAAATACCAACCAACCATTTGGAAAAGCTAGGCTCAAAGCCCTTTGACTGAACCAAATAACTAGGAATCCAAGACATGACGCCGTAGCGAACAATATAGAGGGACATTGAGGTTAATGTTACAGCCCAGACCATAGGATTTTTTAAAATATATTGGACAAAAATTTTCCAAAGCTGAAGGTCTGTTAAGTCATCCGCAGCTGCTTCTCCGCTCTCTAAAACAACCGCATCACCTGTATATTCAGCAATAGAAGGAAGTCCCACCGCAGCAGGTCTTTCCGAACCAGCCCAAAGCACAAAAGCTGCTATTAAGAAAGAAACAACTGAGGCTGTGTAAAAGACGGCTGTGATAGAGCCTGAAAAAAGGAAACTGGCGATCTGGACGACTGCAACACAGCAAAAAGCACCTGCGTTATGAGCCGAGGACCAGATGGAAAAAATGGTTCCACGCCAGCGCCTGCCCCACCAAAGTTGGATGGTTCGCTGACAGGCCGCTGCTCCCATGCCCTGAGCGATTGACATCACCAGCATGAGCGCCATCATGACATAAAAATTGCGCGTTGACCCCAAACCTAGATTAAGAAGAGCCGAAATGATCAATCCAGTTGCTAAATAGCGGATGGTATTACTTTTATCACTGAGGGCTCCCATAAAAAGCTTTGAAATGCCATAGCCTACGCCAAAACAAGACAAAACAAGGCCAATCTGAGCAGTTGTATAACCGTAGACCTTCATAATATCATTTTGCTCGGTGGTGAAGATCAAACGAATAATATAATAGCCAATATAGCCTAAGCACAGTGCGGCTAAAACGCCAATCTGGTGCCAGCGATAGCTGCGGGCTATTTTTTCAGCAGGAACTTTTTCTGTAGCATCAGGTGACGGTTGCAAAAATGAAAACATAAGCTGCCTCCTATAAGATAACTAGGGGCCGATTCGCTTTAGCGAAAATGTTCGACAGGAAAATGGGGAACGGCGCCATGTGCTGGCACACAAGGAGTGTTCTCTATTCCTCGAGGAAATTAGGCCCGTGTCCGTTTCATCACGCGAAAGTGTCAGTCCTTATCCCCTAATCAGGGATAATCAGAGTTTTAGGATTCCACCCTCTAGGATGTATGCGCATTCATTATAGTGCTTGCCAATTCGTTTTTCAACAAAGCATGAGCAAAAATTACACAAACGAAAACATTCTATTTTTTCTAAAAAGGGAGTGGGATCAACCTAAAAATTGAAAATTTCGGTCCTCACCACCTCCTGATTTTAAGGTGGCGACCTGAAATGATCTAAAACGATCCCCAGACCGTTTTTGACACTTGCTCTGCAAACTTCATTTCCCGATTAAAAAGGTCTCCCAGACCTTTTAACCCACCCCCGCACAGTTAGCTAGTTTTTCCGCTTTGGCCTTGTGGCAAAGGGGAAATCAGCCAACCACTGCGTCAAAAGTTTATGACAAAACAGCAGGCCTGAACGAGTTCTTGCCCAGCCTCACAAGATAAGCCAATGTTACAGGGTGTTCTGTTCCTCGAGATATTGTTTAACCATCACCTGTTCTGCGTTAAACTGTTCTATCTAAAATAGTTAACATGAAACAGAACATTCATCCTAGTCTCTTCTCACCTTTTCTTATCTATTTCAGTTAAAAATTCTCTAGCAATTGTTTGGCTTTCCAGTCTCAATAAATTCATATCGTTTTTAAAATTGTCAGCTAATGGCGAAAGACTGCCATACCATACGATATTTTCATCAATGACTAACAAATTCGTTGAAAATTTTTCGTCTATTAGACTTACTCTTACCATTTTTTGTTCGAAGCCTTTTAACCATAAAGCTAGGCGGTGTTCCTTAGGAATTTGGAATTCTAGCTTTTTCCCCGATAAAAGTCGCAGTAAGTCATATACCTTACGAGAGGTAAAAGAGTTTATTCTTAGTAAAATACTTGACTGCAACTCTTGTAAGTCTTCTTTAAATACTTTTTCATAGGAAGATGCATCGAATAGACTTTGTTCCCTCTTATCTCCTTCTAGTTGATAAGCCATCTTTTTATAAGCAACTTGCCGCTTTTGATACATTTTTTCAAGGTAAGGGATGTAAATATCAAGATAATCAAAAATCTTTACTTTATCTTTCCCTTTATATGGACGATGCAATCTTCCAGCATATTGGATAAGATTATTTTTCCAAGATAAAGGAGCCCCTAAAATAAGAGTATCCAATTTTGGCAAATCAAATCCTTCACCAATAAATTTGCCAGTTGATAAAAGGACAAATGCTTGATTGTCGTCTAAACCGTTAATTTTTCCAAATTTTTTTGCACATCTTTTCTCTTTGTTCTACCACTCAAATAAAAAACATGCATCAACTGTTTTTGCTGAAGTAATTCTCCTAAATGTTCGATATGTTCGACACGATTGACAAGTACCAGAATTTTTCTTCCCTCTTGATAGGACCGATAGATGTCTTGACCAATCATTTTATTCCGGGTGACATCTTCAGCAAGCCATTGGTTGAGCTCTGAAAAATTCGTACTCTTAGATTTTTCAATATCTAGTTTCCCAAAAGACGTTAAATGAAGCGTAAGGTACTTCTCAAAATTAGTGTCTTCTTTATCTGCAATATGTAAGATTTCACCGATTCTCTGAAAAACAATAGGTTCATGCCCATTCTTGCGTTCCGGTGTTGCCGTTAAGCCGTAAAGGTACTGGCCTGAAAACTGAGCAACAACTTTCTCAAACTGGCGAGCAGTTACGTGATGACATTCATCTACAATCATCATCCCATAGGAGCTAAGAAATTTATCAATATTATCATGCTTAAAAAGCGATTGAATCATAACAACATCAACAAGTCCGCTTGTCCATTTTTTAGCAGCTTGGTATTGTCCGATATGACCAATCCGTTTTTCCCGTCCAGATGGTGTATAGCGCACAGCTTCATCTTCTTCAAAGTAGAGGAAATCGGAAAGTCTATCTAACCACTGTTCTAGTAGTTGACGATTATGAACCAAAACAATCGTTCTCTTTTGGAGGCGGGCAATCAAAGCTGCTCCTAAAACGGTTTTTCCAAATCCCGTTTCTGCGCATAGAAGACCATTCTCCTTATTCGTCATGTCGGATAAAGCTACCTCCTGCTCAAGTCGTAATTGACCTGTAAAAGATACCTGTATGGTCTCCTGACGAGGGCGCTCATCAGATACATTGACTTGTTCAAATTCTTGTTTTATCCGTGTCAGTAATCCTCTCGGAAGCCTCAGCTCCTTATCGTTTTCCTCAAAAAGATAAATGCGTTCTGGTGTTTGGTAGGTTGGTTGCCTAGTTGCTTGCTTTAGATAAAACTCTGGATTAGGAAACGATGCTAAGTTTTTAAGAAAGTAAGCAGTTTTAGTTGACAATGTTGATTTATCAATTTTCAAAACATTTGATAAGCTAAGAGACAGTTCTTTGCTATCCTTTTTTGATTCATTTTCTATAGTTAGCACGTTTTTCAACTGTTTTGAACTTATCCTATTAACATCTTGTAAGTACTTCCACTGATTTTTATAAGGTTTAAAATCACGATCAACGAATACAGTCCGCCCTTCCTTATAACTGTCTCCTTGCAAAGGTAAAGCAATCAAGTTTCCAAAACCACCTTTAGGAAGAAGATCCTGATTAGGAAACATACGATCAAAAGAAGAAAATGAAATAGATTTAGACTCCTGCATGGCTAGTTTTATTATGGTCTTTCCAAAATCTCGAGCTTGTTTACAAGGAATGTCATTGTCAAAGAAAAACCAGACATGGGCACCATTTCCTGAACGAGAAATTTCTACATAAGCTTCTACGCCTTGCTGATCAGCCGCTTGTCTTACAGCCGTTACTGCATCACGCCAATCTTTCTTATCAAAATCAATAGCTAAAAAAGAGCAGGTGTCCGATTGGCTGATAGGGAAGAGGCCGATTCTGTTATTGCCGCGCAAATGATTTTTCAGTACCTCATCTGTTAAAGGAGCATAGGTCCTTTTTTCAGGAGGAAGATTGCGCCAACCGTAGTGATAAGAAGGATAATACTGAATATTCCCCTCTTCTCTTGGTTAATATAGGATTTAGCATAGACATCTCTGCGCCCCTTGAAAAGAGAGAAATATAGTTGCAGCTTTTGGCGAGTCGTAAACTGTGAATACTGGAGTGCAAAGTCGGCTTGTAGCTGGTTATCGTTAATAAGAAATCTTTCCTTGTTATCTTGATATTCCAATAAATTCAGCTGCTCATCGCTCTTATAATATGGAAAACGGGCAAGCTGTTTAACCTGCCTGCCCGTGGATTTTTCGTAATATACAGCCGTCATTAACATCTCCTCCTCATCACTCTTCAATCACTCTAATACCATACCTGTGATACCAATCTCGTGCAATCTTGCTATAGCATTCTTCTTGAAAGTTGTACCACTCTTCTTCAATCTCCAATAAACATACCGTATCTTTGAAACGCCTGAAAGCACCACGCCCTTGTACTGCTTTTGTTAAGGATTCTTGAGCTTTCCCTGATGGCAACTGTTCAATAAAATCCGCCATCATTTTATAGTCGTCAATATCAAATTGGCTTGGCAAAGGAATATACTCGTCAGTTGTTCCTTCTTTAACCGTTTCAACTAAATCAGAATCTGCTTCACCATTAACCATATGATCATGAATCAATAAAAGACTATCAGACTGCCTATCATAATAGTGTTGAAATTCCCAATCACTCATATAAAGACACTCTTTAACATCTGATAACTTAAGAGGCATTACCACTAGGCTTCATCAAGATCCGAAACTACTCAAAGAGGCCAATGAACTATTCAAGGTAGTCAATAAGGTTTGCGGACAATGATCATTGAAAGGCCTAAGGGAAGTTGCTCAATGGAACTTCATAAACAGTCAATTTTCTCTTTTAGCCCTTGCTGCTTTCTTATTTTTAGGCAACAAGCTGCACTAGCCTATCTCCAAGCTGCTAGACTCCATAGGAGCATAGAGTACCTCCATTAAAACCCAGCCTGACGTAGTTCTTCTAACAGGGCACGCTTACGAGGATAAGTCTCCTTCCAATTATGGACTATTTTACTGCCGATCACTTGACCATCAGGGTAGGTGGCTATCTTTTTTAAGTAGTCAGCCAAAAGTCTATAGGTCTTCCGATCAGAGGCTGACATTATCATTTTCGACACCTCTTTAATGTAAGCATCCCTGACTGGGATTGGAAATAAATTTTTTAACGTTTGTTCATACTGATCAAGGTAATAGTGTCGCTGAAAAGGTATAGATAGAATGGCATCCAGCAGCTGACGATATAAGCCTTCTTTATCTAACAGCGCTAAACGTCCCTTTGTGCTCATCTGAGACAGTAAACGTGAACGATAATCCAGCCATTCTTCATGACTAGAGAGCTCTTTTAATTTTTCAATCTTATCTAAGTTATCCTCACCATATTCAAAAACATATTTTATCAGCTCATTCTTATAATCTTTATCAGCTCCTTGCTTCTGATAAATAGCCATTAGAAGCTCACTGTGACGAAGCACCAGTCCTTTATAATTACTGTCCAAGATTTTACTCTCTTTAAGGATGGCAACAGCACGATCTAATCGCTGTTCAGACAAGGCTTTATGAGCCGCTGTCATACGAACCTGTGGGATAAACCAATAGTCTTTTTGGTAAGATTCAATGGCTTCTTGACTATAACCAAGATCCTCCATCAGTGTCAAGCGTTTTACCACGAAATCCTCAAATTGATAAGAAGGATACCGTGAGTCATTATCAGCCTGCCGCTCTTCCAGATGCGCAATAACTTGATCCAGAGCCCATAGTTTTTCTTCCAGATATTCTGGTGTCTGAAAGTGTTCTTCCAAAAAATCTTGAACACATTCTTGTGCAAAACTATCGTTCAAATGGCTAAGCTGATACTGATTAAACCAGATGAACATCTCCTGTCTGAAATCGCTGTCAGCCTGATGATAGATCTGCTCCCAAAGCTGGGAACAATGGCTGAAAAGCGCTCCGATAATCTCACCATTTTCAATTTGTTGCTCGTCAATTTCTGCAAATATAAAGCCAAGCAATTCAAATGCTTCTCTATTAAACTGTTTTTGAATCAAATTTAAAATCTTCTGGTTGAGAAAGTTAACGACATCACGTTTATAGCTTTTTCCTTTAGGCCAATCAATATAACCATACCGGTCGCTGTATTTATTAGCCAAGAACGTAAATTCGGCCTTTAAATGGGCAATCTGCTTTTGACCAATCTTGTTACTGTAGCGCGTCACAAGTAGCATCTCAAGTGATTGATCTGTTTGACACAAATAAGACAGAGCATCTCGTAACTCTTCTTCCGTCAGCTGCGCAATTAGTTCAGATACAGCATTAGTCTCTTCTACGTCTGAACTCTTGATTTCAGTATCATCGCCGATAGCGTATAAAACCGCAGCCATGTGTTTACAATTATGCCCTTCTAAGGCATAAGGACAGTCGCACCACATTTGCCCCAGGGTGTCATTATCAATTTCTAGAATAACTTCGTAATCTTCATTCCCAGACACAGAGGCGCGATACCCCCTTGAAGTTTTGATCAAACCACAAACACAGCCAGCTTGATAATAATCAAATCCCTTATCCAATATCTTATTTGAAAATTGGTCAAACCACATTGTGTCATTCGTCATAAAACTCCTACTCATCTTTATCGTATTCAGGGTATTATTCAAGCTTGCTTACCCTGCATCATCCGTGTTTTCCTTCCATTTTTTGCCATCATTATAGCAAAAAATACGGCTAAACACCGTATTTTTCTGTTAAGGATCTGGTGGATTATAAACTGGTTTTTGAGGTAGGGGGTGACTAGAAGTATAAACAATTTCTGATCGTGTTCCTGCTTACGCAGACAATCATACCAAAAAACCAAACCCAACCTCTCGGATGGACTTGGATAGGAGCTTTACGGTATAAGGAGAACAGATTATTTTAACCTTGAAATAAGCCGAAGAAAATCTTAATTTTTTCCCTTAAATCTATAAACCTCTGATCGTTTGGCTACATGGACATTCATAATAATAAACTTTTCATCATCAACCTGAGCAATGATTCGATAGGAACCTACACGAAAACGAACATAACCTGAAAGATTTCCTGTTAGGTATTTCCCTGGCGCCTTGGGAAAGTCAACGTTTACCAAATGTTTATCAATCCATTTGGCAATCACCTTCTGTGTTCCCCTATCCAGTTTATCCATAGCCTTAAAAAAGGTCGAGGCATAGCGAACCTGATATTTAGCCATAACGCTTCATCATGTCATCATGAGAGTAGGTCACTTGTCCATTATCAAACCACTCCTGCATAGCCAAATCAGCTTCCTGGATATCATAGAGATCTTCCAATTTTTCTGCCAAAACCTGCGCAATAAATTCGGACTTGCTGATATTGTGGGAACTCGTCCATAAAGTCAGTTTTTCATTTAACTCATCCGACAAACGAACTGAAGTTGGTACAGCCATGGTATTACTCCTTTTAAAATTTTTGTTTGTAGTTATATTTTACTACATTTTGATATAAAAGACAAGTTGGATGAGGATGTTTAATTTATAATTTAAGATATGAATCCACCATTTATACCAATATTTTTTCTTACTTTTGATTCAAGTTGTTTATCTTGATAGAATAAAATATCATTCAATTTAGAAATAATTTGTTCTTTCTGTAAAATTGAAATATTATCTATTCCAGTCACCTTCTCACCAATTGACTCTACATATTCTTCAATAGTTTTATTCAATGAATTTAGTTGTGATTCTAAATGACGTTTAAAACCATCCATAAATTCTCTATCTTGGTACAAATTATAATAAAAATTATCAATAATTTTAACAATATAAAATTCTAATATCCCTTCTCCACCAGACCAATAATAGCAACTATTAGAAGTCATCGTATCAAAAAATGTTCTACTAGTGTAATTAGACTCTCTGGTATAATGATTATAGTTCCATTTTAAAATCCATTCCAAGTGAAGTAAACTTGATACCGATATACTATCTATGACATCTGATAAATTTACTTTACCACTATGCAAAAGATATTCAACTGAAACTTGTATGTTATTTTTTTTACCATAGGAACGGTATTTTTCAAAAATTGAATCTAATTTATCAGTAAGAATTAAATACTCTCGACAAAAATAACCAAGCCTTTCTTCTTTACATCTAATCCTCCATTTCAAATTCAAATCTTTAACTGACATCTCCCCATTTCCTTTTATTTTTCCAACAAGTGATTTGCATACTTTAATGGGAAAGTCTCTTTCGATATTAAATCTACTCTTCGGATAAGAATCTTCTTTCCTCGATAATAACCATTGGATATACATAATTTTAAAATCTGACATTAGGTGTTGTTCACCAAATTGGTCAAACCAAGAAAAATCTTTAATTGTCTCATTACGTGTTTTCCATAGCTTATCTAAGAACATTTCAGTAATACGATGATCAATATCTGTCTCGGAAACTATAATCTTTTTAGCTTGATCAAATAAATAATCATGATACTGCTCATCATAATTCATTATTTTTTTTATTTCCGTATCATAAAACTCAAGATTATCATCCCACTGAATTCGGTCTGTATAGAATAGTTGATATAGCATAAAAGCTAATCGGTATTCTTCATTCAAACTTGAAATCAAATCTTTAATCTTTTGGGCTTTAATTTTGTGTTTTCTTTGTTCATCATTATCAAATTTTTTAATTTTACTTTGACTAAAATCCTCAATTCTTCCTCTATCTAAATAATTGAAACAAATTTTAGAATAAAGCATACTGTTTTCATAATCATTTCGTTCACTATTTTGAAACACATTGTAATCAGATAGTCTTTGAAATTTAGGTAAACTTAGATCAACATTCCCATTTTCATACTTGTCTAGAATTGTTACCAATCTAAATTTTAAAAAGTCATACGTATATTCAAAAAACTGATTAGTAGTCTTTCCATGGAATTCTCGAATTTCTTCGCTTACACTTTTTAAAACTTTATCTAAGTCTATACCTTCTTTATTAATTAATAAGTTAAATAAAAATTCTCTGATTTTCTCATCTCTAAGAAACGGCATTTGTTTTATTTCTTCTGGATATTCGATTTTTAAAGTATCTAGAGTTTTATCGGTTTCAATTAACTTTTCAAAAATTCGGATATCTTGTTCAATCAAAAACCTCCATGTACTTGGAGATATCGATTCTTGATAATTCTTTAAAGTATTCCACTTGTTTTTACAGAACTCTTTATAAAATTGAAAGAATTTTACAAAATCTTTTTTCTTATTTTTTTCTATATATTCAAAAATTCTATTTGCCAGATTATAATTTTCAAAAGGCTCTCTTGCAAATATTGTAAAAACCAGTTCATCTATTTCCGAATCATTAATTAACCTCAACCTTTCTGACAATCTGATAGAAATATAATCTCTCACATAATCTCCTTGATGCTCATATACTTTCCAAAACTCATCTGTAAAAAATCGCTGTACATCTATACTGATTTGCTTTTCAAGACCATATATCTCTGTAATTCTTCGCTTATTTTCCTCTTTATTATTCTCTCTCTTTATTTTTTCAGCATTCAATCTAAATATACGGTAAGCAATATTTAGATTCAACTTCAATAAATTTAAATAAATCATTGTTATAACTATATAGCAAGTTTGCCAAAGGTATGGCAATTCTTGAATACTATCAAAATATTCTATCTTATCAATAATGGGAATAAATACTATCAGTGCTAAAAGGATATGAAATGAGGTAGTTCTAGTGAATCGGGGCCAGATTGACTTATCTAGCATGAATCGAGCTTTACTTATCCCTAAATAGTATGACTTATCATTTTCT is a window from the Streptococcus criceti HS-6 genome containing:
- a CDS encoding TIGR01212 family radical SAM protein (This family includes YhcC from E. coli K-12, an uncharacterized radical SAM protein.); this encodes MKKRYNTVNDYYRQLFGEKIFKLPIDAGFDCPNRDGTVAHGGCTFCTVSGSGDAIVAPEAPIREQFYKEIDFMHRKWPDVNKYLVYFQNYTNTHDKVEVIRERYEQAINEPGVVGVNIGTRPDCLPDETILYLAELSERMHVTLELGLQTTYEKTSELINRAHSYQLYIDIVKRVRELAPKVEIVSHLINGLPGETHEMMVENVRRLVRDNDINGVKLHLLHLMTNTRMQRDYHEGRLKLLSQEEYVSIICDQLEIIPKDIIIHRITGDAPRDMLIGPMWSLNKWEVLNAIDQEMERRGSWQGCKC
- a CDS encoding MFS transporter — translated: MFSFLQPSPDATEKVPAEKIARSYRWHQIGVLAALCLGYIGYYIIRLIFTTEQNDIMKVYGYTTAQIGLVLSCFGVGYGISKLFMGALSDKSNTIRYLATGLIISALLNLGLGSTRNFYVMMALMLVMSIAQGMGAAACQRTIQLWWGRRWRGTIFSIWSSAHNAGAFCCVAVVQIASFLFSGSITAVFYTASVVSFLIAAFVLWAGSERPAAVGLPSIAEYTGDAVVLESGEAAADDLTDLQLWKIFVQYILKNPMVWAVTLTSMSLYIVRYGVMSWIPSYLVQSKGFEPSFSKWLVGIFELASVPGVILLGAISDSLKNRRALVCLASVIGLLICLTTYFYSKNATLIVVVLFIMGTLIYAPLTLVGLMVNEVVPKFAVGSSTGFMGFFQYIFGETLATALIGILVARFGWVASDTVLYGACILAVFLLIYIMIHEARMRKALANH
- a CDS encoding UPF0158 family protein, whose amino-acid sequence is MPLKLSDVKECLYMSDWEFQHYYDRQSDSLLLIHDHMVNGEADSDLVETVKEGTTDEYIPLPSQFDIDDYKMMADFIEQLPSGKAQESLTKAVQGRGAFRRFKDTVCLLEIEEEWYNFQEECYSKIARDWYHRYGIRVIEE
- a CDS encoding SWIM zinc finger family protein, which gives rise to MTNDTMWFDQFSNKILDKGFDYYQAGCVCGLIKTSRGYRASVSGNEDYEVILEIDNDTLGQMWCDCPYALEGHNCKHMAAVLYAIGDDTEIKSSDVEETNAVSELIAQLTEEELRDALSYLCQTDQSLEMLLVTRYSNKIGQKQIAHLKAEFTFLANKYSDRYGYIDWPKGKSYKRDVVNFLNQKILNLIQKQFNREAFELLGFIFAEIDEQQIENGEIIGALFSHCSQLWEQIYHQADSDFRQEMFIWFNQYQLSHLNDSFAQECVQDFLEEHFQTPEYLEEKLWALDQVIAHLEERQADNDSRYPSYQFEDFVVKRLTLMEDLGYSQEAIESYQKDYWFIPQVRMTAAHKALSEQRLDRAVAILKESKILDSNYKGLVLRHSELLMAIYQKQGADKDYKNELIKYVFEYGEDNLDKIEKLKELSSHEEWLDYRSRLLSQMSTKGRLALLDKEGLYRQLLDAILSIPFQRHYYLDQYEQTLKNLFPIPVRDAYIKEVSKMIMSASDRKTYRLLADYLKKIATYPDGQVIGSKIVHNWKETYPRKRALLEELRQAGF
- a CDS encoding type II toxin-antitoxin system RelE family toxin; this translates as MAKYQVRYASTFFKAMDKLDRGTQKVIAKWIDKHLVNVDFPKAPGKYLTGNLSGYVRFRVGSYRIIAQVDDEKFIIMNVHVAKRSEVYRFKGKN
- the relB gene encoding type II toxin-antitoxin system RelB family antitoxin; the encoded protein is MAVPTSVRLSDELNEKLTLWTSSHNISKSEFIAQVLAEKLEDLYDIQEADLAMQEWFDNGQVTYSHDDMMKRYG